A portion of the Micromonospora vinacea genome contains these proteins:
- the ssd gene encoding septum site-determining protein Ssd: protein MPPRTTVPPIRRLPLVVTGDDDLLDDVLRLAAVGGTEVELARDPAAARTRWLPAPLVLLGADQAQACLRARLPQRPRLVLVGRAGQLDPGWQIAELIGAEHVAMLPAAEPWLVDRFAEHDPGRPTGVGARVVAVLGGRGGAGASVLAGGLAVTAARARLRTLLVDADPLGGGLDLVLGWEQLEGLRWPSLTSADGRVDAPALVQALPSRGDLVVLSWDRGEMLALPATAMAATVDAARRGRDFVVIDLPRQLDDAAVVALQAADQTFVVVPAELRATAAATRVVAAAAPHCAALSVVVRGPAPGRLRATEVARALGLPLAGTLRPEPGLCRGLERGEAPAAGGKGPLAALCQRIVADLTGAPASGAA, encoded by the coding sequence ATGCCACCCCGTACCACGGTTCCGCCGATCCGCCGGCTTCCGCTGGTCGTCACCGGCGACGACGATCTGCTCGACGATGTGCTCCGGCTCGCCGCCGTCGGTGGCACCGAGGTGGAGCTCGCCCGCGACCCGGCGGCTGCCCGTACCCGTTGGCTTCCCGCACCCCTGGTGCTGCTCGGCGCCGATCAGGCGCAGGCGTGTCTGCGCGCCCGGTTGCCGCAGCGGCCCCGGCTGGTGCTGGTCGGCCGGGCCGGGCAGCTCGACCCGGGCTGGCAGATCGCCGAGCTGATCGGGGCCGAGCACGTCGCCATGCTGCCGGCCGCGGAGCCGTGGTTGGTGGATCGGTTCGCCGAGCATGACCCGGGCCGTCCGACCGGCGTCGGCGCCCGGGTGGTCGCGGTCCTCGGCGGTCGGGGCGGTGCGGGCGCGAGTGTGCTCGCCGGTGGTCTTGCGGTGACCGCCGCCCGGGCCCGGCTGCGCACTCTCCTGGTCGACGCCGACCCGCTCGGTGGTGGCCTCGACCTCGTGCTGGGCTGGGAGCAGTTGGAAGGCCTGCGCTGGCCGTCGCTCACCAGCGCCGACGGGCGGGTGGACGCCCCGGCGCTGGTGCAGGCCCTGCCCAGCCGGGGTGACCTCGTGGTGCTCTCCTGGGACCGCGGCGAGATGCTGGCGTTGCCGGCGACGGCGATGGCGGCGACCGTCGACGCGGCGCGGCGTGGGCGGGACTTTGTGGTGATCGACCTGCCCCGACAGTTGGATGACGCGGCAGTGGTGGCGTTGCAGGCCGCCGACCAGACGTTCGTCGTCGTGCCGGCCGAGTTGCGGGCCACCGCGGCGGCCACTCGGGTGGTGGCCGCGGCCGCCCCGCACTGCGCCGCGCTCTCGGTGGTGGTGCGCGGGCCCGCCCCGGGGCGGCTGCGGGCCACCGAGGTGGCACGTGCGCTGGGCCTTCCCCTGGCCGGCACGTTGCGCCCAGAGCCGGGGCTCTGCCGTGGGCTGGAGCGGGGCGAGGCGCCGGCCGCCGGGGGCAAGGGCCCACTGGCCGCACTCTGCCAACGCATCGTCGCCGACCTCACCGGCGCGCCGGCTAGCGGTGCGGCATGA
- a CDS encoding TadA family conjugal transfer-associated ATPase, whose product MSAGPEDGTLAARVRQRIAAATTPVTAAAIVSAVRAEPTAAVLGDTAMLRIADRVRDDLVGAGPLAPLLADPEVTDVLVNGARVWVDRGSGLHQVAVPVGSVEDVRRLAQRLIASAGRRLDDGSPYADARLPDGTRLHAVLPPVATEGPYLSLRTFRHRPFTLDELVRQGTVPRPLAPLLAAVVAARLAYLVTGGTGSGKTTLLNTLLGMVPATERIVLVEDAAELRPGHPHVVGLQARTANVEGTGVVSLADLVRQALRMRPDRLVVGECRGGEVVDLLAALNTGHDGGAGTLHANTPSDVPARLEALGMLGGLPRAALHAQVAAALQVLFQVRRGDQGRVLESVCLLLPEGPERMVTVVPAWVRGSGLGLAARALGALLRERGVAVPPILSEPWPGSAGPA is encoded by the coding sequence ATGAGCGCCGGGCCAGAGGACGGCACGCTCGCCGCCCGGGTACGGCAGCGGATCGCGGCGGCCACCACCCCGGTCACCGCGGCGGCGATCGTCTCCGCGGTACGGGCCGAGCCCACCGCCGCGGTGCTCGGTGACACGGCAATGCTGCGGATCGCCGACCGGGTGCGCGACGACCTCGTCGGCGCCGGGCCGCTGGCGCCGCTGCTCGCCGACCCGGAGGTCACCGACGTCCTCGTCAACGGCGCCCGGGTCTGGGTCGACCGCGGGTCGGGGCTGCACCAGGTAGCCGTGCCGGTGGGCTCGGTGGAGGACGTCCGCCGGTTGGCGCAGCGACTGATCGCCAGTGCCGGGCGGCGGCTCGACGACGGCTCCCCGTACGCGGACGCCCGGCTTCCCGACGGCACCAGGCTGCACGCCGTGCTGCCGCCGGTGGCGACCGAAGGCCCCTATCTGTCGCTGCGGACCTTCCGACATCGACCGTTCACCCTCGACGAGCTGGTACGCCAGGGGACAGTGCCGCGACCGCTGGCACCACTGCTCGCCGCCGTCGTCGCGGCCCGCCTGGCATACCTGGTGACCGGGGGCACCGGGTCGGGCAAGACGACCCTGCTCAACACCCTGCTGGGGATGGTGCCGGCCACCGAACGGATCGTGCTGGTGGAGGACGCCGCCGAGCTGCGCCCGGGGCATCCGCACGTGGTGGGGCTCCAGGCGCGGACCGCCAATGTGGAGGGAACGGGCGTGGTCAGCCTGGCAGACCTGGTCCGACAGGCGTTGCGAATGCGCCCGGACCGGCTGGTGGTCGGGGAGTGCCGGGGCGGTGAGGTGGTCGATCTGCTGGCCGCGCTCAACACCGGCCACGACGGGGGCGCCGGCACGCTGCACGCCAACACACCGTCGGACGTGCCGGCCCGGCTGGAGGCCCTCGGCATGTTGGGAGGGCTGCCTCGCGCCGCGCTGCACGCCCAGGTCGCCGCCGCGTTGCAGGTGCTGTTCCAGGTACGACGTGGCGATCAGGGTCGTGTCCTGGAGTCGGTCTGCCTGCTGCTGCCCGAGGGGCCCGAGCGGATGGTGACCGTGGTGCCCGCCTGGGTGCGCGGCAGTGGGCTCGGGCTCGCCGCTCGCGCCCTCGGGGCGCTGCTGCGGGAGCGTGGGGTGGCGGTGCCACCCATCCTCAGCGAGCCCTGGCCCGGATCGGCGGGTCCGGCATGA